The Gammaproteobacteria bacterium genome includes a window with the following:
- a CDS encoding glycosidase has protein sequence MPVTRTAVHFTPDPSRVISKPFIPGERIFPDGQSRAALVIERILAMPEAEVVSTLRTTRDQFAHRHRNLTATLEQNFEIVAHHIDDPDDLSQDRRHLIGAYFTHEYSIEAAGLDNPSLVPAPDQSGLKPGEQRFVMSLRAVGEGHISSIEFRSGVINSQTNITVDEPTRYTATGHRSAPIYDNQIFRTKLEEMGTFNEIASRVLDPLPPQFTLEELEASIRYLDQQGIRQSISALTTQTIHWLAASNYETTFAKESQISERVLFPTGPTESHGMEDARFVRFTNVDGSVLYYGTYTAFNGFQILPQLIETPDFVTFRIATLNGPCAQNKGIALFPRMIDGRYAALARHDNENNYLMMSDSVRFWFETEKIQEPERPWELMQLGNCGSPLETEAGWLVLTHGVGPLRRYTIGAILLDTQDPYRVIGHLDEPLLEPNENERDGYVPNVVYSCGGIIHGNDLVLPYGFSDVGAGIIAVSLDDLLTRLTEK, from the coding sequence ATTCCCGTCACGCGAACCGCGGTGCACTTCACCCCCGATCCGAGTCGCGTGATCAGCAAGCCATTCATACCGGGTGAGCGCATCTTTCCGGACGGACAATCACGGGCCGCGCTCGTCATCGAGCGGATCCTGGCCATGCCGGAAGCCGAGGTGGTGTCGACTCTCAGGACCACACGAGACCAGTTCGCACACCGACACAGGAACCTGACCGCCACCCTCGAACAGAACTTCGAGATCGTGGCCCACCACATCGACGACCCGGATGACCTCTCCCAGGACCGCCGGCACCTCATCGGCGCCTACTTCACTCACGAGTATTCGATCGAAGCGGCAGGCCTCGACAACCCGTCACTCGTCCCCGCACCCGACCAATCCGGCCTCAAACCCGGAGAACAGCGTTTTGTGATGAGCTTGCGGGCGGTCGGAGAGGGTCATATCTCTTCCATCGAGTTCCGCTCGGGCGTGATCAACTCGCAGACAAACATCACCGTCGATGAGCCCACCCGCTACACGGCCACCGGACACCGCAGCGCCCCGATCTACGACAACCAGATCTTCCGCACAAAGCTCGAGGAGATGGGCACTTTCAACGAGATCGCAAGCCGCGTCCTCGACCCACTCCCCCCACAGTTCACGCTCGAAGAGCTCGAGGCCTCCATTCGGTATCTCGACCAGCAGGGAATTCGCCAGTCGATCTCGGCACTGACGACGCAGACGATCCATTGGCTGGCCGCTTCGAACTACGAGACCACCTTCGCGAAAGAGTCGCAGATCTCGGAACGAGTGCTCTTTCCGACCGGACCGACCGAGAGCCACGGCATGGAAGACGCCCGTTTCGTCCGGTTCACGAACGTCGACGGCTCGGTGCTCTACTACGGGACCTATACGGCGTTCAACGGCTTCCAGATCCTGCCACAGCTCATCGAGACCCCGGATTTTGTCACGTTTCGGATCGCCACCCTCAATGGACCCTGCGCCCAGAACAAGGGCATTGCGCTCTTCCCCCGGATGATCGACGGCCGCTACGCGGCTCTCGCCCGGCACGACAACGAGAACAACTACCTCATGATGTCGGACAGTGTGCGGTTCTGGTTCGAGACCGAGAAGATTCAGGAACCCGAGCGACCGTGGGAACTCATGCAACTCGGCAACTGCGGTTCGCCGCTGGAGACCGAGGCCGGATGGTTGGTACTCACCCATGGTGTGGGACCGCTCCGCCGTTACACGATCGGAGCCATCCTGCTCGATACCCAAGATCCCTACCGGGTCATCGGTCACCTGGACGAGCCGCTGTTAGAACCAAACGAGAACGAACGCGACGGGTACGTTCCCAACGTCGTGTACTCGTGTGGAGGCATAATCCACGGCAACGACCTCGTGCTTCCCTACGGCTTCTCGGACGTCGGAGCCGGCATTATCGCGGTGTCGCTCGACGATCTGCTCACACGGCTCACGGAGAAGTAG
- a CDS encoding glycosyltransferase has translation MRRDRELPSIGFLSTYPPTQCGLATFTAALRGAIADTRGSDEGLGVVSLVDERLDKTRPEVVYEHLNGDHTSLRSAIEALNSFDVAFVQHEYGIYAGPDGSEVLDLLSGLEAPAIVTLHTVLSQPRPNQRSILEQVVAMTEWAIVMSHTARRRLINGYRVDPAKVRMIPHGATVDLGGPSLANGTRPVVLTWGLIGPGKGLETAIDAFASLRDLRPLPRYVILGEMHPKIRASQGDAYFKGLAAQVHDLGLDDVVQFDTRYPDTDTLAIAVRQADLVVLPYESTQQVTSGVLVEAIAAGKPVVATAFPHAVELLGTGAGIVVPHHDPTALAAALRRVLTHRSLAARMTWKARLIGSTLFWPTIARQYDRLATKLATRHLAAQTLTTAERPLEIVNAPSSTVGVSFSHLTSGEHSVRSDSAPGQSLAGPLPAPRFDHLRRMTDRLGLWEHARYTVPRTEHGYCTDDNARALIVISRRPSPSRDLVELAKIYLAFLQHAQLPDGGFHNRRNPDGSWADEVGSGDSQGRALWALGSVAHRGPASWMREVGLAMFDRQRGFHSPSPRANSFAVLGATEVLLSSPDHRHARHILEQCADRLLLPNDTRWPWPEERLAYDNARLPEALIAAGSLLPDDGLVDAGLHLLEWLVATETLDGHFSFTPVGGWAPDEPRPGFDQQPLEAAAMADACSRAWFLTGESRWKERVERAARWFMGANDTGAALYDPQTGGCGDGLGPNHINLNQGAESTLAALAALQQAELVGGPRCAGCTIRDLIAPVA, from the coding sequence ATGAGGCGCGACAGAGAACTCCCCTCAATCGGATTCTTGAGTACCTATCCACCCACACAGTGCGGGTTGGCGACATTCACGGCCGCCTTGCGCGGCGCCATTGCGGACACACGCGGCTCAGACGAAGGGCTCGGCGTCGTGAGCTTGGTGGACGAGCGGCTCGACAAGACCCGACCAGAAGTCGTGTACGAACATCTCAACGGCGACCATACGTCCTTGCGAAGTGCGATCGAAGCACTGAACTCCTTCGACGTGGCGTTTGTCCAACACGAGTATGGGATCTACGCCGGACCCGACGGCAGCGAGGTCCTCGACCTGCTCTCAGGCCTCGAAGCCCCGGCAATCGTCACGCTCCACACCGTGCTCAGCCAACCCAGACCCAACCAACGGTCGATCCTGGAACAGGTCGTTGCCATGACGGAATGGGCGATCGTGATGAGCCATACTGCCAGACGGCGGCTCATCAACGGCTACCGGGTCGACCCGGCAAAGGTGCGAATGATCCCACACGGAGCGACAGTCGATCTGGGTGGCCCGTCCTTGGCGAACGGGACCCGACCTGTGGTACTTACGTGGGGCCTCATAGGGCCGGGCAAGGGTTTGGAGACGGCGATCGATGCCTTCGCGAGCCTTCGAGACCTTCGTCCCCTTCCCCGCTACGTCATTCTCGGCGAGATGCATCCCAAGATCCGCGCCTCCCAGGGCGATGCGTACTTCAAAGGGCTCGCCGCCCAGGTCCATGATCTCGGACTGGATGATGTCGTCCAGTTCGACACCCGGTATCCCGACACCGACACGCTTGCCATCGCAGTCCGTCAAGCCGATCTGGTCGTGCTTCCCTACGAGTCCACCCAGCAGGTCACATCGGGTGTACTGGTGGAAGCTATCGCGGCAGGGAAGCCGGTTGTCGCAACCGCCTTCCCCCACGCCGTCGAACTCCTGGGTACCGGTGCCGGGATCGTCGTTCCACACCACGATCCGACCGCGCTGGCGGCCGCCCTCAGAAGGGTGTTGACCCATCGTTCCTTGGCAGCCCGAATGACCTGGAAGGCACGCCTCATAGGTTCGACCCTCTTCTGGCCCACGATCGCCCGCCAATACGATCGCTTGGCGACCAAGCTGGCCACACGGCACCTGGCGGCCCAGACTCTCACCACAGCCGAACGTCCGCTCGAGATCGTGAATGCCCCGTCATCGACGGTTGGAGTCTCGTTCAGTCACCTCACGTCGGGAGAGCACTCCGTGCGATCGGACTCTGCGCCCGGCCAGAGCCTCGCCGGTCCTCTACCGGCTCCTCGTTTCGATCATCTGCGACGGATGACCGATCGGCTGGGCCTCTGGGAGCACGCTCGCTACACGGTCCCGCGCACCGAGCACGGCTACTGCACCGACGACAACGCCCGGGCACTGATCGTCATCAGTCGCCGGCCGAGCCCGTCACGGGATCTCGTCGAGCTGGCCAAGATCTATCTTGCATTCCTCCAGCACGCTCAACTGCCCGATGGCGGCTTCCACAACCGCCGCAACCCAGACGGATCCTGGGCGGACGAGGTGGGTTCCGGCGACTCCCAGGGACGGGCTCTCTGGGCACTGGGATCTGTGGCCCATCGCGGCCCGGCATCATGGATGCGCGAAGTTGGATTGGCCATGTTCGACAGACAACGAGGTTTCCACTCGCCCTCTCCACGAGCGAACTCGTTCGCCGTACTGGGAGCAACCGAGGTGTTGCTCTCATCACCCGACCATCGCCACGCTCGCCATATTCTGGAGCAATGCGCCGACCGTCTCCTCCTGCCGAATGATACCCGCTGGCCATGGCCGGAAGAACGGCTCGCTTACGACAACGCTCGCCTGCCGGAGGCTCTTATCGCCGCAGGGTCACTGCTCCCCGACGACGGTCTTGTCGATGCCGGCCTCCACCTGCTCGAATGGCTGGTGGCCACGGAAACGCTCGACGGCCACTTCAGTTTCACCCCGGTGGGCGGATGGGCGCCGGATGAGCCTCGGCCGGGCTTTGACCAGCAGCCCCTGGAGGCGGCTGCCATGGCCGATGCGTGCAGCCGGGCGTGGTTCCTGACCGGGGAGAGTCGGTGGAAGGAACGCGTCGAACGGGCGGCTCGCTGGTTCATGGGTGCCAACGACACCGGGGCGGCTCTCTACGACCCGCAAACCGGGGGATGCGGCGATGGCCTGGGTCCGAATCACATCAACCTGAACCAGGGAGCCGAGTCCACGCTGGCCGCCCTGGCCGCGCTTCAACAAGCAGAACTGGTTGGTGGACCAAGGTGCGCCGGTTGCACGATCCGTGACTTGATCGCCCCAGTCGCCTAG